Proteins from one Mycobacterium sp. EPa45 genomic window:
- a CDS encoding biotin carboxylase N-terminal domain-containing protein, whose translation MITRVLVANRGEIARRVFATCRRLGIGTVAVYTDPDAEAPHVAEADARVRLEGARSDVAGPAAPAGYLDAAQLIAAARAAGADAIHPGYGFLSENPDFAKSVIDAGLTWIGPPVAAVASMGSKIEAKKMMAAAGVPVLDELDPTTVTAAQLPVLVKASAGGGGRGMRVVSELADLAGQVAAAQREAQSAFGDPTVFCERYLPTGHHVEVQVLADRHGTVWAVGERECSIQRRHQKIIEEAPSPLVERVAGMRERLFDAARLAAGAIGYTGAGTVEFLADEDGEFYFLEMNTRLQVEHPVTELTTGLDLVELQLAVADGERLGEQPPAARGHSIEARIYAEDPAKNWQPQAGRIHLFEVPGVATTFGLIADTGIRLDSGIDGHATVSIHYDPMLAKVISYAPTRRRAAQVLAAALAGTRLHGIRTNRDLLVNVLRHQSFLDGATDTAFFDTHGLADLARPLADERVIRLAAVAAALADAAHNRATAAVLGEIPSGWRNVVSGHQRKSYTDTTRDYHVDYRFTRDGVVLPDDPGVALVSAQPGEVVLRDQNGVATTFAVSRYGAEVFVDSALGAVALTVVPRFPEPGSTVEKGSLLAPMPGAVIRLGATLGDTVTLGQPLVWLEAMKMEHTITAPADGVVTQLEVSVGQQVDVGTVLARVESPDTGKGE comes from the coding sequence ATGATCACTAGAGTTCTCGTTGCCAACCGTGGCGAGATCGCCCGCCGCGTGTTCGCCACCTGTCGCCGGCTCGGCATCGGCACGGTGGCGGTCTACACCGACCCGGACGCCGAGGCACCGCACGTCGCCGAGGCCGACGCCCGAGTGCGACTCGAGGGCGCTCGATCCGACGTCGCCGGCCCAGCGGCTCCGGCAGGCTACCTCGACGCAGCGCAGCTGATCGCCGCCGCGCGGGCCGCCGGCGCTGACGCGATCCACCCCGGCTACGGATTCCTCTCGGAGAACCCTGATTTCGCGAAGTCCGTCATCGATGCCGGACTGACCTGGATCGGGCCACCGGTGGCCGCCGTCGCGTCGATGGGCTCGAAGATCGAGGCGAAGAAGATGATGGCCGCCGCGGGTGTGCCGGTTCTCGACGAGCTCGACCCCACCACTGTCACCGCAGCCCAGTTGCCGGTATTGGTCAAGGCGTCGGCCGGCGGCGGCGGCCGCGGCATGCGCGTGGTGTCCGAGCTGGCCGATCTGGCCGGTCAGGTCGCCGCCGCGCAGCGCGAGGCCCAGTCGGCGTTCGGCGATCCGACGGTGTTCTGCGAGCGGTACCTGCCGACCGGCCATCACGTCGAGGTGCAGGTCCTCGCCGATCGGCACGGCACGGTCTGGGCCGTCGGCGAGCGGGAATGCTCCATCCAGCGCAGGCACCAGAAGATCATCGAAGAAGCACCCTCCCCACTGGTCGAGCGCGTTGCGGGTATGCGGGAGAGGCTGTTCGACGCCGCCCGGCTGGCGGCCGGCGCGATCGGCTACACCGGCGCGGGCACCGTGGAGTTCCTGGCCGACGAGGACGGCGAGTTCTACTTCCTGGAGATGAACACCCGCCTTCAGGTCGAGCATCCGGTTACCGAACTCACCACCGGCCTGGACCTCGTCGAGCTGCAGCTGGCGGTGGCCGACGGTGAGCGGCTCGGCGAGCAGCCCCCGGCCGCCCGCGGCCATTCGATCGAGGCCCGCATCTACGCAGAGGATCCCGCCAAGAACTGGCAACCGCAGGCCGGCCGCATCCACTTGTTCGAGGTGCCCGGCGTAGCAACCACTTTCGGCCTCATCGCCGATACCGGGATCCGACTGGACTCCGGAATCGACGGCCATGCGACGGTGTCGATCCACTACGACCCGATGCTGGCCAAGGTGATCTCGTACGCCCCCACCCGACGGCGTGCCGCCCAGGTGCTCGCCGCCGCGCTGGCCGGCACCCGGCTGCACGGCATCCGGACCAACCGCGACCTGCTCGTCAATGTCCTTCGCCACCAGAGCTTCCTGGACGGCGCCACCGACACCGCGTTCTTCGACACGCATGGCCTCGCGGATCTGGCCCGGCCGCTGGCCGATGAGCGCGTGATCCGACTCGCCGCCGTCGCCGCCGCCCTCGCTGACGCCGCACACAACCGCGCCACCGCCGCGGTGCTCGGCGAGATCCCGAGCGGCTGGCGCAATGTGGTGTCGGGACATCAGCGCAAGAGCTACACGGACACCACGAGGGATTATCACGTCGACTATCGATTCACCCGCGACGGCGTGGTGTTGCCCGACGACCCCGGCGTCGCTCTGGTGTCGGCACAGCCCGGCGAGGTGGTGCTGCGAGACCAAAACGGGGTGGCCACCACCTTCGCGGTAAGCCGTTACGGCGCCGAGGTATTCGTCGACTCTGCGCTGGGCGCAGTCGCCTTGACCGTCGTGCCCCGGTTCCCCGAGCCGGGGTCGACCGTCGAGAAGGGCTCGCTGCTGGCGCCCATGCCCGGCGCGGTGATCCGGCTCGGTGCGACGCTTGGCGACACCGTCACTCTTGGCCAGCCACTCGTGTGGCTCGAGGCGATGAAGATGGAACACACGATCACCGCGCCCGCCGACGGCGTGGTGACTCAACTCGAGGTCAGCGTCGGCCAGCAGGTCGACGTGGGAACCGTCCTGGCCCGGGTGGAGAGCCCGGACACCGGAAAAGGAGAGTAA